In Panacibacter microcysteis, the genomic stretch ATTTAAGAAAGCCTGCAGGAAGGGCATCCAGGCTGTATCGCAGCCGCCATTACCATAATTGGCCTTCACACCGGTATCTTCCGGAACACCTACCAGTACATACTTTGCGGTAGAGGCAGCCAGCGATTCCTCAATCCGGTCTGCATCATTTATAGTTTGCAAACGCTCACCTAATTTGGTTTCGAATCGTCGTAGTCTGGTTAAAAGCAATACGTCCTGTTTATTATAAACTTTTAGATGAGTCATGGCAAGAGTGTTTTTTGGTCTTTAAACGTGTTTGTTAAGTTAACAACTTATGCGTGAGGGAGAAAAAGAATTTTTTTGGAGCCCGGCTGTTGTACATGCATTGAGCTTTCGTTGCGTCGCACTCTTGTACACTTGAATCTTTACTGGGCTGGTGCGAAGACCCGGCAGCAAGGCCATGCAACATTACTCACAGACCAGCCAATATATTTTTTGCAGGCGAAGTTTTGTGCTGTTATTACCTGTCGAGCAGGTCATCTTCCACAATATCTTTTTTGTCTTTTTTGTAGAAGATCATACCCAGCATCATGATGAGGCTGGTAACGAGAATTACATAAAAGAGAATACCATCATTGAACGTGGTAAGCTTTAGCGCATCGGGAATTTTATAAAACAAGAGGATGGTGATAAGGCCACGTGGAATAAAGAACACTTCGGGGTAAACACTTTCGCGCAGGAAGAAACGCAGGTAAAAAAAACGGGTGATCAGCAATACACCAACAATTATACTGCCGATGAGTACTACCTGCGTTGAGCCAATGAGGCTAATATCTATAGAAAACCCAAACAGTATAAAAAAGAAAGTACGTATAAGAAAAGAGCTTTCTGCAGTAAGTGAATGCAACAGGTGTGTTGTTTCATCCACTTTTTCTTTGGGGAACATATTGGCAATACGTGGATGGTTCAAAAGCTGCCAGTTCTTCATGAGTAAACCGAAAACAAGGATTATAATGAGCGAAGGCAGCCCCATCAGTTTACCACCTTCGTACAGGATAATGAGCAATGCAAAAACAAGGAAGAATTTGACGTTTGTTTTTGCCTTGGTTAGTATGATGAACAATAGCACTGAAAATATGAGTGACAATACAATAGCGATTATAATACTAAGGAAAAAAGAACCAACAGAAGCAAGCGTCATTATTTTATCGCCGATAAAATAGTTGAACATAAGGATACCGATAATATCGCTGAAAGATGCTTCGTATATAAGAAATTCTTTTTTCTGTTGTGTTAACTGGTGAAGGCTGGGAATAACAATAGAGCTGCTCATGATAGACAGTGGCAGCGCGTACACAATACAATTGATCCATGGCTCATGTAAAATGTTGTACAACGCCGTGCTGATGCCTGCAAGCGATAAGAGGAAAATAAACAGCGCTGCAAAGAATGAACTGCGTATTAAACCTAGTTTATTCTTTCCCAGCTTCAGGTCGAGGCCGGCTTCCAGTACAATCATGATTAACCCCACTGCACCCAGCATTTCAGTAAGCTTTTCGGGCACAGGAATTTCCCAGTGTTGTTGTCCTGCAACGATCCTCGTAAGGATGCCTGTGATAAGCAACAGTAATACAGAAGGGATCTTGATATAATTCGATACTATTGAAAACAGGTAAGAAACTACCACCACGGAGGCAATAATGATCAGCACTAATTCTGTAGATAAATTCATTCACCGTATTTTAAGCAAGATGGCGAAAAATACTTTAAATAAACAATGTGATACCAATAAAAACAAGGCGTGGAATTCAAATGGCACTTTATGGCCAATACGCTGAAGCATGCCTGTGAGAAACCTTTGCTTCGGTCTTCGCGTTTGCCCCGTAAAGGTTCAACCGTACAAGAGTGCGACGCAACAAAAGCTTAATACATGCACTGCAGTTTGGTACAAAAAAAATCAACCAGCTATAGACATAGCCGGTTGAATAAACTATTACGTTTTACATAATCCATCAAACTATTCCACAACAAGTGTTATGCTGAAACTGGCAGTTTCACCAAACACCCTGCATATATAATTTCCTGCAATAACCGATGATGGCAGATTAAGTTGCTGCGATGATGACCCGCCATTATGATCGATTACTTTGCTGTATACTTTTTGTCCGACACTATTGTACAACTGCACCTGGTACTTACCTGCCGGGATATTGTTGAACTGGAGGTTGGCAACTTTGTTTTGAACAGGGTTGGGTTGCACGGTTACGGCTGGTTTTCCGCCATTGATGTTTACTGAAACAACAGCCGTATAGCTTACTTCACCGTCTTTTGCAATGATCCTGATACGGTAGTATTGTTTGCCTGCATTTACCTGCATATCTGTTATGCCGTAAAGATTCTGTGGCTGATTGTTATTAAGCGCTGTTGTTTTTGCAATGGCTTTGAAATCATTTCCTGTGAGTGATTTTTCCACTTCGTAGTGATCAATGTTGGTTTCATTGAGTGCTGTCCAGTTTACGCGTATATGCTGATCCTGTTGAAAAGCCTTTATGTTGGTAACATGTACCGGTAGAACGATGTATTCATTAACGAGACTGAATCTGGAGAAGCTGTTGATACCGTTTGTTGCACCGCCGGCATCAGCACTTACACCTATGGAATATTGTCCATAAACTTCTGTATTGGTATATGTACCACTTATAAAGTTAGCGCCACTTACATCTGTACCTGCAGACTTGTTGACAAAGGCGCCGCTGTAATTTCTCTGGATAAGATGTATATCGTTGTAAACAAAACCTGATTCTACTTCTTCCTGTGTGGTGGGCCAGCCTGTCCAGTCTTTTTTGGTAAAGAACAGGCGCATATTGGCTTTTACACCGCTGGTTACGGAAGAATGCATATACCATATGCGGTTGACCCTGGCGCCCGGCGTTTGAGCAAGATCACCACTTTTCAGTAATACGGTGATGTCTGTTGCAGTGCCGGTATTGTTGATCATCATCCTGTTTGGTGAGCTGAATTTTAACCCTACAGGGAAATAAATATCTGTACTGCTGCCTACATTTTTTATCCTGAAACCCTTGTTGCCCGTGAATGCACCGGATACAGACAACTCAGCCCCGGTGTTGGTCGCGGTTACAATGTAACTTGTATTTGAAGCGGTACTCATAGTGGCAAAAGGACTGTTTGGACTTGATAATATACCACCACTGTTGGCCCATGTAATAAGGTTGTTGTTGGTTACAAATAAACCGCTGGTCAATGTAAGATCATGTGATATTTCTATATCCTGCGATGTGCCCAGAATTACTTTGTTGGCAGAACCAGCCTGGATGGCTACGTCGTATGCGGGGCTATAAGAAAGTGTTCCTACAGTTGGGAATGCAGGGAATATTGTGGTACCACTTGTTGGTGTTTTAAAGATATAATTTGCACCTGAATTGTACACATTTGTTCCCGTTGTTTGTACGTGTGAGCTGGTGCTGCCATCGCCGATACCGTTTGGCAGGCTCACTTTAAGGCCACCACGCCATGCTGCTGTAACCGATGCGCCCACGCTGTTAGATGATCCATTGTTATTGATCGTTACGCTGTTTGCCACCAGCGGATTGATGTAGATGATATATGTACCTCCCGGTAACGCTGAACTGATAAGCCTCATACCCAGCCCAAGACCCGCAGTGCTGGATACATTGGTAATTACATTAGACGAAGTTGAAGTTGTGCCGGTAAAACTGTAGGGACCAACAAGACCATTCAATGTAAAAGTACCGCCGGTACCAGTCATTGTTTTACCATCAAAATCCAGCCAGCCATTTACAACTGATGCGCCGGTAAGGTTGGCTACATTAGCACTGAGGGTAACACCAGAATTGGTGTTATTGTCAACAATAATTCCTTTGGGCCCGGCAGATGCAGGGATTTCTGCCGTGGAGGTTGTTTGTGGATTGCTGCCCGCATACGTAACGCGGCCGGAAGCACCGTAGGCAATTTTACCTGTACCCACGAGACTGATAGAACCATTTACAAGGGTAAGTGTGCCATTGATAGTTAATGTAACTCCGTTGTCTACCTGTAACGTGCCGGTAGATAGAATAACATCATTCAGGGTCTGGTTGGTTGTAACACGCAGTGTGCCTCCTATAATATGTACATTATTGGTAGCAGGCAATACAGAACCAGAGGCTGTGTACAGCCTGTTCAATTGCAATGTGCCCGCTTTTACCTGTGTTAAACCGGTATATGTATTAGCACCGGTGAGCGTTAATGTGCCGGTGCCATCTTTTATCAGGTTTCCTGCACCGGAGATAATAGCTGTAAGTGTATTAACCGCACCATCGCCATAACTTGTACTTGTGGATTGGTTTACCGTGAGAATATGATTTGTAGCAAGATTGATTACCTGGCTTCTTGTGCCTGTAGTATTTACCCATGCAGATGACAAGGCGCCTATGGTCTGTGCAGCGTTATTGAAGTTTATACGTGTATCGAAGCCGCTTAGCTGTGCCATTGTCAATGCACCTGTGCTGATGGATGATCCTGAACTGACATTAAGAATACCACTCAGTATTTTTGTTCCGCCACTCCATGTATTGGCCCCTGATGTAAGGGTGAGATTGTGTGTGGATGTATTGGCCCATAATTGCAAAGTGCCTGTACCTGTGAATGCGCCTCCCATGATCCACTCGTTGTTGTACAACGCGATTGTTGCGTCAGTGCTGTTTACCACTACCGGGCTGGCCCAGGAGTTTGAACTGTTTGCAGTACTGTTGTATAAGGCCAGTGCACCGTAGTAAGAGAAAGATTTAGCGCCATTCAGGTTGATTGTCGGCGTCTTGGCAATGTTGACGGTAGCGCCCGTTACATTGATGTCCAGCTGGCTGTTGTTGTAAACCGTAATACTGCCTGAAGTCATGCCGTCCACATCGTTGATAGACAGGTAGCCCGCTTCAGTACCATCCGATTTACCAACGCTCCATGCGCCTGTGCTGGTACCGCCATCTCCGTTTATGCTTACATAGCCTCCGTCACATGAGTTGCTTCCGCCGCCTAACACAGTAAGTGTATAACCATTGTCAGTTACACCAAAATTTCCGATTGCAGGCGTGCCAGATAAACCGCTTCGTCCGCCTTCGCCTGCAAGTTCCAGGTTGGAGATTATCCCGGAAGATGAAGCAAGATTACCGACACCGTTGGTTTGCGTTTTGAAAGTAGCGTTACCGGTCAATGTTACGTTGCCAAGCGCCATAGCGGTAGTTACACCAGAGATGTTACCCGCGTAACCGAAGTTCAGGGTACCCTTAATCGTAAGCGGAACCATATCAATTGCCAGTTGGGGATAACGATCATCTGTCGTAGGCTCTGAATATAGTGAACCGGTGGTGCCGGTATTGTAAATTTCTATTGACGCTGTATTAGAGCCTGAACCATCCACAGTTAGAGACCTTATAAAGCCCGGTGATGCAAATGTGCTGGTGGAGGCCGCAATTGTCAGTTTACCATTGTTGATAAAGAAATCATTATCGTACACATACAGATTGGGGTTGTTTGTATTAGACTTATCTCCTATTGTAAGCGTTCCTCCGTTTATGTAAATAGGCCCAGACAATCCGGAATTATAAATAGAAAAAGGCTGTGAGAACATTACTTCGCCAGTACCTTCTTTTCTTAAGCCATAGCTTGTTAACAGCGGATTACCGTTGCCGTTACCACCGGCACTGTTAGATAACCTGAGTGTGTTGGAACCTGAAACGTCGATAATTGCAGGGCTGTTTAGTGTAAGACCTGTAGTAACCTGTGTAAGTGTGGACTGCACATTGAAACTGGCAGCCGTTACATTCACCTGCTGCGCGGTAGCACCGGTTGTTGCATCCATCTGGATTGTCTCACCGGCAGTTTCCAAATTCGCCGTACCGTTTTGCACCCATCTGCCTGAGTAAGGACCACCTGAAGCAGTACCCCACCGGTTTACGGCACTACCATTATCCCAGTTGCCAGAACCGGATGATTGTGTATACCTGTTCCTGTTGCTTGCTATCGTGAAAGTATTTCCCACACTTACTGGTGTGGTTCCCACCTTGGCAGGCGTACCTGAAAAACTAAAGTTTGTGAAAGCAGTAGTGGTAATATTGATTGTTCTTCCTGCAGTAGCTGTAACAAGTGCATCGGCTGTAATAAAAAAATAAGAAGACTTATTTACAGCAATACTACTGAAGCCGGTATTAAATGTAATGTTGCCGCCGGAAAGAGCAGTTAAAACAGTGCTGCCTACCTGTGTGGCGCCGTATAAAGAGTTATAGGAATTTTGCCAGAGTTTAAAGTTTGCAAAATCTGTAGCAATGTAAGTACCACCGGTTGTAACGGTGATTGCTGATGGAGCGATAGATGTTACATGTGCATCCATCCTGAAGGAAGCGATCATGTTGTCGGTAGTGGATGCAAATAAATTCGCCGCCACGGGGTGATTGGGTGCGATACAAACGGTGGCTGATGCAGGCCCCTGGCCTTGTACCTGAAAATTATCTACGGCGAAAATGCCACTGGTGGAACTGTTTGTAAAATTGATCCTGATATCAAGAGACGTAGCCGGTGTGACTGACAGGGCTGAAGAAAGATACTCCTGCCATGTCGTTGACGTTGCAACCGCAGTCGCTATCGTTACAAACGCTGCACCATCTACGCTGTATTGAATAGTGTTTATCGTGGATGTACCTGTAGTACCTCTTCTGTGTTGAAAATAAACTTTAAAATTTGAATATGCCTTAAGGCTTGAACCGGTAAGCCTGAAGTTGAAATATTGAGCACTTGTACCACTTAATGCAACGATCCTGTTTGGAGAAGCTGTGGTATTTGCTGTAAAGGCAGATGCTCCCGTAACAGTACCGGCAAAACTGCTTGAGCCGTCGTGCAGCGCCTGGCTGTAATTACTTCCTGAACTTAATACAGATGAAATGCCATTGACGTACCTGGAGTAGAATTTTGGATAGTTGGTAATATTTGAAACATCAAAGTTGTAGTTTACAAGCGTAGTCTGCGCAAGTGTGGCAAGCGAAATGGCCATAAAACATATAACCATTATACTCCGGAACGGAGCACTATTAGGGGGTGCAGTCTTCATGATATTGGTTTTACAGTAAAAACAGGGTCACCGTTTTACTTAAGCGAATATATATACTATTATATATTAGAATAATTAAGATTTAATTAACAGCAAGTTATACTGCAAAGCTTGTGGGCATGCTTTTAAAATCTTTCTTTACTCATACACAACATGTTCCTGAAAACGGACACATTTACAAAATGTTGTATTTTATGTTAGCGGAACTATAAATTATAGCAATTTTTAATCTTTATATTAACATTTATACATCCTTAAAGCGTTAAAAATTAAAAGCCGTTATTAAAATTTTTCTAAACATTCCATTAATATTACAACTATGAAAGCTAGTCAAAGTTTGTTCTCAAAATTTCTTCTGGTAACATCTTCGCTTTTCGTCCTGATGATTCTTCCTGCCTGTTCTTCAGGTGACGCCGCAGCAGAAAATGAACAATCTTACGTAGATCAGAAAGAAAGTCTTGAAGCGAAAGAGAAAAAACACCCGTTGAAGTTTTTGATGGTAAAAGGCGACGACAAGAAAAATCTTATCGGCCAAACAGTGATCCGCGGGACTATTACAAATAAGGCAAGCATTGTTGCATATACTGACATCCGGGTAAAAATGTTGTGTTATAAAAACGGGGCTATGGCAGAAGAGCACGAAGATGTGATTGATGAAGTAATAAAACCAAATGCTTCCATCAGCTTTAAAACAAAATACCGGTTGCCAAAAGGTACGGACAGTATTGCTTTATCAGTAATGAATGCTGCCATTGCGGAAATAAAATAGTGCGAAGGTTGCTGCTG encodes the following:
- a CDS encoding cation:proton antiporter, producing the protein MNLSTELVLIIIASVVVVSYLFSIVSNYIKIPSVLLLLITGILTRIVAGQQHWEIPVPEKLTEMLGAVGLIMIVLEAGLDLKLGKNKLGLIRSSFFAALFIFLLSLAGISTALYNILHEPWINCIVYALPLSIMSSSIVIPSLHQLTQQKKEFLIYEASFSDIIGILMFNYFIGDKIMTLASVGSFFLSIIIAIVLSLIFSVLLFIILTKAKTNVKFFLVFALLIILYEGGKLMGLPSLIIILVFGLLMKNWQLLNHPRIANMFPKEKVDETTHLLHSLTAESSFLIRTFFFILFGFSIDISLIGSTQVVLIGSIIVGVLLITRFFYLRFFLRESVYPEVFFIPRGLITILLFYKIPDALKLTTFNDGILFYVILVTSLIMMLGMIFYKKDKKDIVEDDLLDR
- a CDS encoding autotransporter-associated beta strand repeat-containing protein, with product MKTAPPNSAPFRSIMVICFMAISLATLAQTTLVNYNFDVSNITNYPKFYSRYVNGISSVLSSGSNYSQALHDGSSSFAGTVTGASAFTANTTASPNRIVALSGTSAQYFNFRLTGSSLKAYSNFKVYFQHRRGTTGTSTINTIQYSVDGAAFVTIATAVATSTTWQEYLSSALSVTPATSLDIRINFTNSSTSGIFAVDNFQVQGQGPASATVCIAPNHPVAANLFASTTDNMIASFRMDAHVTSIAPSAITVTTGGTYIATDFANFKLWQNSYNSLYGATQVGSTVLTALSGGNITFNTGFSSIAVNKSSYFFITADALVTATAGRTINITTTAFTNFSFSGTPAKVGTTPVSVGNTFTIASNRNRYTQSSGSGNWDNGSAVNRWGTASGGPYSGRWVQNGTANLETAGETIQMDATTGATAQQVNVTAASFNVQSTLTQVTTGLTLNSPAIIDVSGSNTLRLSNSAGGNGNGNPLLTSYGLRKEGTGEVMFSQPFSIYNSGLSGPIYINGGTLTIGDKSNTNNPNLYVYDNDFFINNGKLTIAASTSTFASPGFIRSLTVDGSGSNTASIEIYNTGTTGSLYSEPTTDDRYPQLAIDMVPLTIKGTLNFGYAGNISGVTTAMALGNVTLTGNATFKTQTNGVGNLASSSGIISNLELAGEGGRSGLSGTPAIGNFGVTDNGYTLTVLGGGSNSCDGGYVSINGDGGTSTGAWSVGKSDGTEAGYLSINDVDGMTSGSITVYNNSQLDINVTGATVNIAKTPTINLNGAKSFSYYGALALYNSTANSSNSWASPVVVNSTDATIALYNNEWIMGGAFTGTGTLQLWANTSTHNLTLTSGANTWSGGTKILSGILNVSSGSSISTGALTMAQLSGFDTRINFNNAAQTIGALSSAWVNTTGTRSQVINLATNHILTVNQSTSTSYGDGAVNTLTAIISGAGNLIKDGTGTLTLTGANTYTGLTQVKAGTLQLNRLYTASGSVLPATNNVHIIGGTLRVTTNQTLNDVILSTGTLQVDNGVTLTINGTLTLVNGSISLVGTGKIAYGASGRVTYAGSNPQTTSTAEIPASAGPKGIIVDNNTNSGVTLSANVANLTGASVVNGWLDFDGKTMTGTGGTFTLNGLVGPYSFTGTTSTSSNVITNVSSTAGLGLGMRLISSALPGGTYIIYINPLVANSVTINNNGSSNSVGASVTAAWRGGLKVSLPNGIGDGSTSSHVQTTGTNVYNSGANYIFKTPTSGTTIFPAFPTVGTLSYSPAYDVAIQAGSANKVILGTSQDIEISHDLTLTSGLFVTNNNLITWANSGGILSSPNSPFATMSTASNTSYIVTATNTGAELSVSGAFTGNKGFRIKNVGSSTDIYFPVGLKFSSPNRMMINNTGTATDITVLLKSGDLAQTPGARVNRIWYMHSSVTSGVKANMRLFFTKKDWTGWPTTQEEVESGFVYNDIHLIQRNYSGAFVNKSAGTDVSGANFISGTYTNTEVYGQYSIGVSADAGGATNGINSFSRFSLVNEYIVLPVHVTNIKAFQQDQHIRVNWTALNETNIDHYEVEKSLTGNDFKAIAKTTALNNNQPQNLYGITDMQVNAGKQYYRIRIIAKDGEVSYTAVVSVNINGGKPAVTVQPNPVQNKVANLQFNNIPAGKYQVQLYNSVGQKVYSKVIDHNGGSSSQQLNLPSSVIAGNYICRVFGETASFSITLVVE